In one window of Dermochelys coriacea isolate rDerCor1 chromosome 3, rDerCor1.pri.v4, whole genome shotgun sequence DNA:
- the MSGN1 gene encoding mesogenin-1, giving the protein MDKLHETLPNMEDGLGADNSVFLSSWDWKSNAGTYELNQISSPHSLSPSPSFESYSSSPCPAVIEMPYNSSSGGSLIGYSLMDFPSTYLPNAGQAKAQKGTKARMSAQRRRKASEREKLRMRTLADALHTLRNYLPPVYSQRGQPLTKIQTLKYTIKYISELTDLLNNVKRA; this is encoded by the coding sequence ATGGATAAATTGCATGAGACTTTGCCGAATATGGAAGATGGTTTGGGCGCTGATAATTCTGTCTTTCTGTCTTCCTGGGACTGGAAGAGCAATGCAGGAACCTATGAGCTGAACCAGATCTCATCCCCTCACAGCTTATCtccatctccttcctttgaatcGTACTCTTCTTCCCCTTGCCCAGCTGTGATTGAGATGCCCTACAACAGCAGTAGTGGTGGCAGCCTGATCGGATACAGCTTGATGGATTTTCCTTCCACATACTTACCAAATGCTGGACAGGCTAAGGCTCAGAAAGGCACCAAAGCCAGGATGTCAGCCCAGCGCAGAAGGAAagccagtgagagagagaagctcagAATGAGGACCCTGGCTGATGCTTTACACACCTTGCGCAATTACCTACCTCCTGTCTACAGCCAAAGAGGCCAGCCTCTCACCAAAATACAGACACTGAAATACACCATCAAGTACATCAGTGAACTCACAGACCTGCTGAACAATGTCAAACGGGCATAG